The genomic segment tctcttatagcgtcttgaaagttcataacaagactcacaaccggagcaggagtgtaggaatacttcatagttttactgacgtcatagcacctcctttgtgaccaatgttattcaattagcatcCCCGGAatctggggacggctcagaagtaaacagctattggagttgcaccagacccttttttccccacccaatacacggaaaaaagcggtcaggccacgcgagactaagctCAGTGCAGGCATTAGATTGCACATTGGCTTCACTCACTGGAGAAGGCCCATAGCATCCTGGTCCTCTGTTGCGAGCACCCCTTAACCCCGCCTCTATTCCACCTCTAGATGGTGGTGGATGTTCAGGAACCATCAACCTAACGAGTACAATTCACTCACATCATTTGGTAAAAAACCACAGTGTGGAGTCTTACCTGCTTGCAGCACTACCAAATGCTACACTAATAATTTCTTTTTCTACATAAACATATCATCGCTGTAAGCTATTAATTCCTCTCACCCTCGTTGCTACCTTTATGCTCTCTTTGGTTATCCGCCTCCATTATATTACCATGACAACTCAACAACAACTTGcgcgttatattagagtgtttgtaTCGAGTAGGTGTGCGTTATACGGAATTTATCATATTCTGtcatacacagtacacacagcgATAATCTGTTACAAGAGACTCTTACACACAACAGAAGTGACACTTACATAAACCAGTACATAAAAAAGGATATTGCAATATACACCTGTAGCAGTTCAATATTTGAATATAAGTTATAATATCGTTTAATTAATGAATTCCTTTATCAAAGATTTCTTTTCTGCCTGTAGGCACTGTTTTAACAATGGTCGGTTCTCGCCGCATGATTCTGGTGAGAGTGGCCCACTTGATTTATCAATGGGTGTCCTCATCACATTGTCGGAAGGCGAACGAGGATCGTTTCTGTCCGACACGACTTGTAACGGCGTACGATTAATTTGTGGACAAGGTGACCGGGGATCAACGTCATTATGCAACGTCCTTTTAGCCTCTACTTGGTGACTTTCTGCTGAACCCATTTTCCGGCGGTAAATTTAAAAGCGTTTCTATGACAACAATGTTATGAATTTCCATAACTACGCCAGCGGTTGTCATAGATACCTAACAACAGCAACATGGAAGCTAAGGCGACGAATGAATCATTTGTGATCACTTGGGAAGACGACAAGCAGAAGAACGCTACGTTACAAAATTCGTTTCTCAAGTTCAAACAAGAACGCGAAGTCAGTATTTACTGTTGTACATAGTTAGCTCATGTGTGATCAACAGAAAGAGATTAGAATCCAGCGGAGAAGGAAGCTGGAAAAACGCTCTGCGGAAAGCTTAGATAAGTTGCGACAAAAGTTCTTGGACACAGCACTTAGCTACATGGGCGTACCGTACGCACGTCGTTATCATGGACCAGATTGTAAGCCACTcctctctttttttttttttgcatgaaacTTGTTGAATTTCCAGCTCCCTATTACAACGCTCCCTTATATCTTGACTGCTGTGGATTAGTAAGAAGAGTATTACTGGACTTGAAGGAAGAGTTTGGCTTTACCATTGGACCATGGAACCAAGCCTACATGTTTGACACATTACCTATTAGACTGGGAGGCCCAGCAGACATGAAGCCTGGAGATCTAGTGTTCGTATCAGGAATATACAATAATCCCAAATGTAAGCCACTGTGTGTTGTGGCATGTATGACACATACATATTTCTATAGCTAAGCAACAAAAGCACAATATGGTGCATGTCGAGGTGTGGTTAGGTGAGGGAGAGAAGACAGTAGGTGCTCGGTGGCAGAAGAGTGTTGTGGAAATACATGACTCTTATCAGTACACGTCAAAGTCTTATCATTCGATGAAGTATCACTTCTGTTCTATCAACACATGGCTTAATGGAATATGTCAGAGTTACTGTAGTGAACACCCTTGGAAACGGAACACACGCAGCTTACCAGGGAAGAAGTCAATATTCTGCTGTGATGAAGAGGAAGAGCAAGCTGATCCAATTGAATTACTTGATCAAGATTCGTTGCCATATGATCAAGGTCATGAAGCATGCAATCAAAATCAAACACCCTGCGGTCATAATCAAACACCCTGCGATCACAGTCAAGTGCTGTGCGATCATAATCAAACACCCTGCGATCACAGTCAAGTGCTGTGCGATCATAATCAAACACTGTGCAACCACAATCAAGCAGCATTCAATAATTCATGTAGTCAACGCCAAATATTGTGTGATCAAAATCAAGCACCCTGTGATCCAGTCAACAAACCTGATGATAGTTCATCCACCACTGATCCGCCATCACTGGGATCATGTGATGATAACATGACAGGTATGGTGTTACTATACAGTACCCAGTCATCGCGGTGAGGCTCACGTTCAGTTACAGGAGCATCAATAGGGGGCAGCACACCCACACAACAATACCCATACAGTAAACTGAAGGTTACTCCACACAAGACTCACACACCAGCTAAGCCTTTTGGATCAATGCAGCATTCCTTCTACATTGCCGGACACAATGGGAATGTGTTACTACACAACATCTGCTTATCACATGGCTGGAGACCACTGGAGGATAGTAGTAGCAGTGCATTCTTCTTCAAGTGGACTGAATTGAAGAGGGACATTAATTACACTACATTTCGTGAAGGTATCCAATGTTAAGATTTTGATATGTATATTTCAACTCTTAGCACGTAGGACAACAATTGGTTAATCATTTTCCCAATATTAACATCCTTACAACCAAAATTGGATTATTAGAATGTTTGAGAGAATATGATAGAATTAATTCCCGTACAATGCCCCATCATAGGTGAGCAAAATGTTGACCGTTCTGTAGTTACTCTAACAGTACAGGAGTAATTTTGGAGATTTTTTTCCGCTAACATATCGTCTTGACAATCACTTAGAATGTGAAGAGTTCTATAAGAAATTTAAAGGTGAGCATATTAATATTTGTTTCCTAAGATACTGATGGTGTTTGTAGAAGGTGACGTCTGGATATGCAAACCAAATGCTGCTAACCAGGTAACTATAGCAACCAACTAATGGTTAGTTGCATATTGATACTATTAGGGTAAGGGGATATTTCTGGTGAAGGATTTGGATCAGTTGAAGATACAATTATTACAAGACCAGAAAAACTGTAAGGCAACAAGAAGACCAGTAGCCAGGATTGTGCAATGGTAATTTCATCCATGTGCTGTAAACATTAAAAATCACGATTTTTTTCGAAAGAATTCCTACTTACACAAATATTTTCATTATGTTTCTACACAAAAGTGACAATAGTATATCCCATGGTCTATTAATCATCTGCTAAATAGTTGAGTTTTATTTGGTAATGTTGAGAATGTTTGCTCAAATTTGCATTATTTAATCACCTAAAATTTGTGCTACACTCTTCCATAACACTTAGAGAAGCCTTTTTTATGAATTCCTGGACTACATTGCAAGAACTTTATTACCATAAAATTTGGTGATACAAGCCAAATTTAGCCAATACAAATTACTGGAGTGTAAACAAGAGGATTTCTCACCATGTTTTCATTCACTGCAGGTACATAAACAATCCCTTGTTATTGGACCAGAGAAAATTTGACATCAGGATGTACCTGTTAATAGTGTCTGCACGACCCTATGTTGTGTTATGGCATCAAGGTTACATTCGTCTGTCCTGTCTACCCTACCAGTGTGACAGTGCTGAACTGGGGGTGCACTTGACAAACCAGTATGTACAGAAGAGACAGCCACTGTATAATGACACCGAGACCATTTGGAGCATGGAGCAACTTCAAGACTATATTGACAAGCACTTGGCACATTCTTACAGTCTTCACAGCAACTGGGTACAGTCTGAATTAATGGTGAGCACTATTCTGTGATTACCGTGACAGTGTCAATGATAGTGATCCCACAGCCTGCGATGTGTCGCATCATGTTGACCTGTTTCCACACCATCAAGGATAAATTGCACAACAGATTGGGGTACTTTGAACTGTTAGGATTTGACTTCATATTGGATGCCACACTGAAGGTAAAACTTTCACAAAGTTACAACATTCATTATCAACTATCAATAGCTATGGCTTATTGAAGTAAACGTTAACCCAGCCCTACACACTAAGAATGCTACACTACAGCGCATCATTCCACCAATGCTGGAGGAGACAGTTGGTAGGTTTATAAATAGTATCTTAGTTGATATCATCTGCTGTGTCATCTCTTAGATATCGTGGTAGAGTGTTTTGATAAGTGCTCCCGGCAACAACAACTCCTACCATTAACTAGCCTGCGTAACTTTATTTCCATTTATGGTAAACAttgacacaccacacacataaaTAGGCACACATATTTATTTTATATGTTCCAATTGTTTGGTAATGTCTTTAGTACCGTTAAGTAGTCCTTCAATTGCAGTAAGGTCATTGTTACGTTGTTCGAGCTTAGTAGTTGGCGTCCAACTGTGGTCAAGGCCCAAATAATAAGAGCCACAATATTCATGCTTAAGTAACTGGCCCCACTCCTATAGCAAGCAAAAGAAATGATAAACTTTAAAATAAGGCAGCTTGCTTACTCCTGGCGACAGCATGGAAAAGAACAATTGTCCAGATTCTTTCTTATATAGATGGTAGGTTTTGCCTGGTCGTTTCACAAAGTTACACGGTACTTCATGAAGTTGTTTATCCTTAGTAGCATCTTCCAAAATTGTACGGGCCTACTAGCATGTACAAACTCTAAACTACACATAACATCGTAAATGTTACCTGCTGCTGTAGTGACCTCATCTGTTCTAGGACAACCTGTAGCTTGTTGGTAGCAGTAGCACGCACAAACTGGTTAGCCTGTGTGAGTTGTGCCAGGTCGTGTAATTATGCAAATACAGATAGCTACCTCCTGAATTTGAGTAGCCAGCTCCACAAGATCTAAAGGGGTGTGGTGTGTAGCTGTCTTGGTAGCGGTGGTATCATTTTCGATAGGAACTGTTAATATCTCATATAATTTAACATTGTGTCTTGAAGTGAGACTCACCCAAGGTAGCCCCAGAACTAGTACTGGCATCTCCATCAGACATGTTTCTAAATAGCGCCGCGCATATCTGTTCGAGTAATTAAAACACAATAGCTATTTCCGGTAGAAATAAATGGCTGGGATTGGTTCTCGAAGGTGAGTAAAGTGACTTGTAGGAGTTTTCTAAGCAAAGCATGATGGATAGAAGGATCGTGAAATGGTGATGTTTTCTCCAGGTGGTTCCATCCTTACCTTACTGGCAGGGATGCTGAAGATTTACTCCTCAGCAGAGGAGTGGACGGCAGCTTCTTATGCAGGCCTAGTCAAGGTAATCCGGGGGACTTCACGTTGTCAGTAAGGTAAGTGCCGTAGTGCGTAAAGTACAATGTCTACAAATGCCTATAATGCCTGTATTAGGCGAGGAGGAGAGGTAACGCACATCAAGATTCAGAATACGGGTGATTACTATGATCTGTATGGTGGCGAGAAGTTTGCAAGCTTGTCAGAACTGATCGAGTACTATACTGAAAACCAAGGCCTGCTGAAAGAGAAGAATGGGCTAACAATAGAATTGAAACATGCCCTTAATAGTCAACAAGTAACCAATGATAGGTGATATTGGATTTGTTAGTGTTTCTATGGCTACTACAAGATTTTTATACAGATGGTATCATGGTAACATCTCGGGAAGAGAAGCCGAAATCTTGTTGCAAGATAAGGCACCAAATGGTAGTTACTTAGTGAGGGCATCATACCACAGTCCTGGTGACTACGTATTATCTGCCAAGTAAGTTACAGTACCTCATTGTATCATGTTGCACACAATGTGACAGGGTCGATGACAAAGTTAAGCATATCAAGATACTTAACAAAGGTGGCAAGTATGATGTCGGTGGTGGAAATAGTTTTGACAGTTTAGGGGATCTTATTGAACACTACAAAAAGTGTCCACTTGTAGAACTCAGTGGGGATGTAGTCCATCTTAAACAGGTCGGTGTGTCTTCTGCATGTGTTGTACAAGATCTGGTGACACATGCGTACATACAGGCATACCACGCAACACGGATTGTTCCAACTAGTATAAATGACCGAGTTGAAGAATTGAAAAAACAAAACCAAGATGTGTTTGGTAAAGCAGGCTTCTGGGAGGAGTTTGAGCAGCTGCAGCAACAAGAATGCAAACATCTGTACAGTAGGAAGGAAGGTGCCAGACCTGAGAACAAGTCCAAGAACAGATACAAGAACATCCTTCCTTGTAAGTGTCTTGTTATTGGTAATGTCCATGTTATTTGAAAACTCTTGTTGCAGTTGATTATACCAGACTTACATTAAAAGATGGTGATCCTTCTATGTCAGGGTCTGATTATATCAATGCTAATTTTATCAGCGTTAGTAGTCTGAGACATTTcatttgtgttgtgtttagCACTGTGTCTTGTATTAGGGAGAGGTGGCTGATTCTCGGAACCACTACATTGCTACCCAGGGCTGTTTGCCAGGAACTGTGGCAGACTTCTGGCGGATGGTGTATCAAGAGAATTGTCGTGTTATTGTCATGACAACCAATGAAGTGGAACGAGGCAGGGTAATTTTGTTCAATATTCTATTTCAATGTACAATGAAAGTTGAATTTTTTTGTGTAGAATAAATGCACACGGTATTGGCCAGATGAAGGCAACAGTCAGGAATATGGCAAGCTTTATCTGCAGTGTGTATCAGAGGATTCCACTCAAGGCCATTACATTTTGAGGGAGTTTCTTCTGCAGAGTGCTGTGGATCCAGGCCAGGAACCCCGTCGTGTTTTTCAGTTTCACTTCAAGGCTTGGCCTGACCACGGGGTGCCTGCTGACCCTAGCACAGTACTGAGCTTTCTCAAGGATGTCAACGATAGACAAAAGAGTTATTCACCCAACGTAGGCCCAATAGTGGTTCATTGCAGTGCAGGAATTGGACGTACTGGAACATTTATAGTGATAGATATTTTATTGAATGTACTGGAGGTTGAAGGTGAGCAATTACAGACTATAGCTCTCTTTACCATACACACACCTTTCAGGAAttgataatgaaattgatatccag from the Dysidea avara chromosome 13, odDysAvar1.4, whole genome shotgun sequence genome contains:
- the LOC136243302 gene encoding tyrosine-protein phosphatase non-receptor type 11-like isoform X1 — translated: MAGIGSRRWFHPYLTGRDAEDLLLSRGVDGSFLCRPSQGNPGDFTLSVRRGGEVTHIKIQNTGDYYDLYGGEKFASLSELIEYYTENQGLLKEKNGLTIELKHALNSQQVTNDRWYHGNISGREAEILLQDKAPNGSYLVRASYHSPGDYVLSAKVDDKVKHIKILNKGGKYDVGGGNSFDSLGDLIEHYKKCPLVELSGDVVHLKQAYHATRIVPTSINDRVEELKKQNQDVFGKAGFWEEFEQLQQQECKHLYSRKEGARPENKSKNRYKNILPFDYTRLTLKDGDPSMSGSDYINANFISGEVADSRNHYIATQGCLPGTVADFWRMVYQENCRVIVMTTNEVERGRNKCTRYWPDEGNSQEYGKLYLQCVSEDSTQGHYILREFLLQSAVDPGQEPRRVFQFHFKAWPDHGVPADPSTVLSFLKDVNDRQKSYSPNVGPIVVHCSAGIGRTGTFIVIDILLNVLEVEGIDNEIDIQKSIMLVRAQRSGMVQTEAQYKFVYLAILHYIRQHGSPKPENVYSNLPSAGNVS
- the LOC136243300 gene encoding protein polyglycylase TTLL10-like isoform X1; translated protein: MEAKATNESFVITWEDDKQKNATLQNSFLKFKQEREKEIRIQRRRKLEKRSAESLDKLRQKFLDTALSYMGVPYARRYHGPDSPYYNAPLYLDCCGLVRRVLLDLKEEFGFTIGPWNQAYMFDTLPIRLGGPADMKPGDLVFVSGIYNNPKSKQQKHNMVHVEVWLGEGEKTVGARWQKSVVEIHDSYQYTSKSYHSMKYHFCSINTWLNGICQSYCSEHPWKRNTRSLPGKKSIFCCDEEEEQADPIELLDQDSLPYDQGHEACNQNQTPCGHNQTPCDHSQVLCDHNQTPCDHSQVLCDHNQTLCNHNQAAFNNSCSQRQILCDQNQAPCDPVNKPDDSSSTTDPPSLGSCDDNMTVTGASIGGSTPTQQYPYSKLKVTPHKTHTPAKPFGSMQHSFYIAGHNGNVLLHNICLSHGWRPLEDSSSSAFFFKWTELKRDINYTTFREGQQLVNHFPNINILTTKIGLLECLREYDRINSRTMPHHRSNFGDFFPLTYRLDNHLECEEFYKKFKEGDVWICKPNAANQGKGIFLVKDLDQLKIQLLQDQKNCKATRRPVARIVQWYINNPLLLDQRKFDIRMYLLIVSARPYVVLWHQGYIRLSCLPYQCDSAELGVHLTNQYVQKRQPLYNDTETIWSMEQLQDYIDKHLAHSYSLHSNWVQSELMPAMCRIMLTCFHTIKDKLHNRLGYFELLGFDFILDATLKLWLIEVNVNPALHTKNATLQRIIPPMLEETVDIVVECFDKCSRQQQLLPLTSLRNFISIYGKH
- the LOC136243300 gene encoding protein polyglycylase TTLL10-like isoform X2, whose translation is MEAKATNESFVITWEDDKQKNATLQNSFLKFKQEREKEIRIQRRRKLEKRSAESLDKLRQKFLDTALSYMGVPYARRYHGPDSPYYNAPLYLDCCGLVRRVLLDLKEEFGFTIGPWNQAYMFDTLPIRLGGPADMKPGDLVFVSGIYNNPKSKQQKHNMVHVEVWLGEGEKTVGARWQKSVVEIHDSYQYTSKSYHSMKYHFCSINTWLNGICQSYCSEHPWKRNTRSLPGKKSIFCCDEEEEQADPIELLDQDSLPYDQGHEACNQNQTPCGHNQTPCDHSQVLCDHNQTLCNHNQAAFNNSCSQRQILCDQNQAPCDPVNKPDDSSSTTDPPSLGSCDDNMTVTGASIGGSTPTQQYPYSKLKVTPHKTHTPAKPFGSMQHSFYIAGHNGNVLLHNICLSHGWRPLEDSSSSAFFFKWTELKRDINYTTFREGQQLVNHFPNINILTTKIGLLECLREYDRINSRTMPHHRSNFGDFFPLTYRLDNHLECEEFYKKFKEGDVWICKPNAANQGKGIFLVKDLDQLKIQLLQDQKNCKATRRPVARIVQWYINNPLLLDQRKFDIRMYLLIVSARPYVVLWHQGYIRLSCLPYQCDSAELGVHLTNQYVQKRQPLYNDTETIWSMEQLQDYIDKHLAHSYSLHSNWVQSELMPAMCRIMLTCFHTIKDKLHNRLGYFELLGFDFILDATLKLWLIEVNVNPALHTKNATLQRIIPPMLEETVDIVVECFDKCSRQQQLLPLTSLRNFISIYGKH
- the LOC136243302 gene encoding tyrosine-protein phosphatase non-receptor type 11-like isoform X2, yielding MAGIGSRRWFHPYLTGRDAEDLLLSRGVDGSFLCRPSQGNPGDFTLSVRRGGEVTHIKIQNTGDYYDLYGGEKFASLSELIEYYTENQGLLKEKNGLTIELKHALNSQQVTNDRWYHGNISGREAEILLQDKAPNGSYLVRASYHSPGDYVLSAKVDDKVKHIKILNKGGKYDVGGGNSFDSLGDLIEHYKKCPLVELSGDVVHLKQAYHATRIVPTSINDRVEELKKQNQDVFGKAGFWEEFEQLQQQECKHLYSRKEGARPENKSKNRYKNILPFDYTRLTLKDGDPSMSGSDYINANFISGEVADSRNHYIATQGCLPGTVADFWRMVYQENCRVIVMTTNEVERGRNKCTRYWPDEGNSQEYGKLYLQCVSEDSTQGHYILREFLLQSAVDPGQEPRRVFQFHFKAWPDHGVPADPSTVLSFLKDVNDRQKSYSPNVGPIVVHCSAGIGRTGTFIVIDILLNVLEVEGIDNEIDIQKSIMLVRAQRSGMVQTEAQYKFVYLAILHYIRQHGSPKPENVYSNLPSAGN
- the LOC136243308 gene encoding uncharacterized protein C1orf50-like — protein: MSDGDASTSSGATLVPIENDTTATKTATHHTPLDLVELATQIQEANQFVRATATNKLQVVLEQMRSLQQQARTILEDATKDKQLHEVPCNFVKRPGKTYHLYKKESGQLFFSMLSPGEWGQLLKHEYCGSYYLGLDHSWTPTTKLEQRNNDLTAIEGLLNGTKDITKQLEHIK